A portion of the Oncorhynchus nerka isolate Pitt River linkage group LG27, Oner_Uvic_2.0, whole genome shotgun sequence genome contains these proteins:
- the LOC115111197 gene encoding T-box-containing protein TBX6L-like, whose translation MQSIRDMKSNFSTPSSSIPGGPDAYRQGNIKMTLENPELWKSFHEIGTEMIITKPGRRMFPHCKINLSGLIPCSKYILLVDMVPVDGFRYKWNKEKWEVTGKAEPQPPCRTYLHPDSPAPGSHWMKQSVSFLKLKLTNNTLDQHGHIILHSMHCYQPRFHIVQADDMYSVCWSVFQTFTFSETTFTSVTAYQNTKITKLKIDHNPFAKGFRDEGTNTKKHANRIPASTEKKTKEMDYLSKDSYEDSPSSLHMSSYEGYEGERAELTERKEEEVVKEEHYSPWGPEREHGHHGQTDTPPGPGVRDMYNAEQLVPDPASYQPNRFHKYGRSPSPSSNLGSSNGGSGRASFESRVPDVATVPEHEAPKPSVHEITPSPCGPQPLAGHHPDYTGVLNMAQAGKPGVLSHHIYSPYGTEKTLGQWSGPSHTQYPPPHHLPTDYSTPAVHHGYHHGNVAEWSQYPLFSYSCW comes from the exons ATGCAGTCCATCAGAG ACATGAAGTCCAACTTTAGTACTCCGTCGTCGTCTATTCCCGGTGGTCCCGATGCTTATCGCCAAGGCAACATCAAGATGACTCTGGAGAACCCAGAACTCTGGAAGTCCTTCCATGAAATAGGAACAGAGATGATTATCACTAAACCAGGCAG GAGAATGTTTCCACACTGTAAAATCAACCTTTCTGGACTAATTCCATGTTCCAAGTACATCTTGTTGGTTGACATGGTACCTGTGGATGGTTTCAGGTATAAG TGGAATAAGGAGAAATGGGAAGTGACTGGGAAGGCGGAGCCGCAGCCTCCTTGTCGTACGTACCTGCACCCAGACTCTCCGGCCCCTGGGAGCCACTGGATGAAACAGTCAGTGTCCTTCCTCAAGCTCAAGCTCACCAACAACACTCTGGACCAACATGGCCAT atcATTTTGCATTCCATGCACTGCTATCAGCCGCGCTTCCACATTGTCCAGGCAGACGACATGTACAGTGTATGCTGGAGTGTCTTCCAGACCTTCACCTTCTCTGAGACCACCTTCACCTCGGTCACCGCTTACCAGAACACTAAG ATAACAAAGCTGAAGATTGACCACAACCCATTTGCGAAAGGCTTCCGAGACGAAGGAACTAATACAAAAAA GCATGCTAACAGAATCCCAGCCTCAACAGAGAAAAAAACAAAGGAAATGGATTATCTAAGCAAAGACTCATATGAGGACAGCCCTTCAA GCTTACACATGTCATCATATGAGGGATACGAAGGGGAGCGGGCAGAACTCactgagagaaaagaggaggaagtGGTGAAAGAGGAGCACTACTCCCCTTGGGGGCCTGAGAGGGAGCATGGACACCACGGCCAGACAGACACACCCCCTGGACCCGGCGTCAGGGACATGTACAATGCAGAGCAGCTAGTACCAGACCCAGCTTCATACCAGCCAAACAG GTTCCATAAATACGGGaggtctccatctccctcctccaacctGGGCAGCAGCAATGGCGGTTCTGGACGGGCCAGCTTTGAGTCCAGAGTCCCTGATGTAGCCACAGTCCCAGAGCATGAGGCCCCCAAGCCCTCTGTTCATGAGATTACACCATCTCCCTGTGGCCCGCAGCCCCTTGCAGGACATCATCCGGACTACACAGGTGTGCTCAACATGGCCCAAGCAGGCAAGCCAGGGGTCCTCAGCCACCACATCTACAGCCCTTATGGCACAGAGAAGACCCTGGGCCAGTGGAGCGGCCCCAGCCATACCCAGTACCCTCCCCCTCACCACCTACCCACTGACTACAGTACCCCGGCTGTGCACCACGGATATCACCATGGCAACGTGGCTGAGTGGAGCCAGTACCCACTCTTCTCCTACTCATGCTGGTGA